The DNA window GAGGACTACCGCCTCGAGGAGCGCCCAGTCCCGACCCCCGCCGCCGACGAGCTGCTGTTGCGCGTGGAGGCCACCGGCGTCTGCGCGAGCGACCTGAAGGCCTACGCCGGAGCCGCCAAGTTCTGGGGCGACGAGAACCGCCCGCGCTGGGTCCAGCCGGGCATCATCCCCGGTCACGAGATCACCGGCGAAGTGGTCCAGGGATCGGAGGCGGCGCTGACGAAGCACGGCGTCTCCGTCGGCGACCGCATCGTCGTGGAGCAGATCGTGCCCTGCGAGGAGTGCATGTACTGCAAGCGCGGCTGGTACTGGATGTGCGACCCGCACGACATGTTCGGCTTCAAGCAGTACAACGGCGGCATGGCGGAGTACATGATCGTGCCGCCGCTGGCCCGTGCGCACCGCATCTCCAAGGACATCGCCCCGCAGCACGCCGCCTACGCCGAGCCGCTCTCCTGCTCGCTGCACGCGGTCGAGCGCGCGGAGATCCTCTTCGAGGACGTGGTGGTCATCGCGGGCGCCGGCCCCATCGGTCTCGGCGCGACCATCGGCGCCGCCCACAAGACCCCCAGGCTGCTCGTGGTCCTCGACTTCGACGACGCGAAGCTCGAGCTCGCCCGCAAGTGCGGCGCGGACCTCACCCTGAACCCCTCGAAGGTGGACGTCTTCCAGGAGATCCGCGACCTCACCGGCGGCTACGGGGCCGATGTCTACATCGAGTGCACCGGCCACCCGAGCGCCGTGCCGCAGGGCCTGAACCTGCTGCGCAAGCTCGGCCGCTTCGTGGAGTACTCCGTGTTCAAGGAGAACGTCTCCGTGGACTGGTCGATCATCTCCGACGACAAGGAGCTCGACGTGCGCGGCGCGCACCTGGGCCCCCACACCTGGCCCGGCGCCATCAAGATCATCGAGAAGGGCGAGCTCCCGCTCGAGGACATCTGCACCCACCAGTTCGGCCTCGCCGACTTCCAGAAGGCGCTCGACGCCGTCGCCGACTCCGCCGGCTCCTCCGTCAAGGTCTCGATCGTCCCGGGCCTCTGACCACCAGCGGGACGGCCGGCCGCGCCCCGGGCCCGTCGGCCGTCCCCGCCCCTCGTCTCCCCGCACACAGGAGTGCAGACATGAGCACCGCTTCACCCTCGACCGCCGACGGCACGGCCGTCCCCTCCGCCGGGTCCTCCCAGGAGACCCGCCTGGACCGCCTCGGCATCCCCCACGCCCTGCGCTGGGGCTTCCTCGGCGTCCTCGTCTTCATGACCGGCAACGGCGTGGAGACCAACTTCGTCTCCCCGCACATGGCCGAGGTGTTCGGCGGCGGGGACGCGATGATCAACCTCGCCGCCACCGTCATCACCTTCTACTCCCTGGCGGCGCTGATCGGCTCCTACCTCGCCGGCGCGCTCTCGGACCTCTGGGGCCCCCGCCGGGTGATGCTGCTCGGCGTGATCGTCTGGGTGGTGTTCCAGGCGGCCTTCCTCGGCGCGCTGTCCACCGAGTCGGTGCCGCTGATCTTCGCCGCCTACACGCTGCGCGGCTTCGGCTTCCCGCTGTTCGCCTTCTCGTTCCTGGTGTGGATCAACGCCGTGGTCCCCAAGGAGCGCAACGGCGCGGCCGTGGGCTGGTTCTACGTGATGTTCACCGGCGGCATGCCCACCATCGGCTCGCTCGTCGCGATCGGCATGATCCCCGCCTTCGGCGGCAGCTTCTTCGGCGAGCGGTGGGCCATGGCCGCCTCCACCGCGATCGTGGTGGCAGGCTTCCTCATCGCCCGGTTCGGGGTGCGCGAGGCGCACGGCGACCGGCGCCTGGCCCCCGAGGGCGAGAGCTCCTCGCAGGTGATCCTCTCCGGCGTGCGGCTCGCCCTGACCAACAAGCGCGTGATGATGGGCTTCCTGACCCGCCTGATCAACACCGCCCCGCAGTTCGGCATGTTCATCATCCTGCCCACCGTGATCGCCGAGACCCTCGGCTGGGGGCAGTCCCGCTGGCTGCTCATGACCTCGGTGATCTTCGCCGGGAACATCCTGTTCAACGCCGCCTTCGGTGCGCTCGGCGACCGCTTCGGCTGGACCGCGACGGTGCGCTGGTTCGGCATCGTCGGCTCGGCGATCGGCCTGCTGCTGTGGTGGTACGTGCCGCACTGGGTGCCGGCCGGCTCCGACTGGGGCTTCGTCGTCTCCGTCGTCGCGGGCACCGTCTTCGGCATCCTGCTGGCGGGCTTCGTGCCGCTCGGCGCGATCATGCCGGCGCTGGCCCCGAACCACAAGGGCGCCGCGATGGCCATGTACACCACCGCCGCGGGCGGTGCGACCTTCCTCGGCTCGGCCGTGGTCGCCCTCGTCCGCCCCTGGGGCGGGAACGTGGGCGTGGTGTGGGCGTTCGTGGTCCTCTACGGCCTGGCCTTCCTCATGACCTTCGCGCTGAAGGTCGACCAGCCGCGGCTCGGCAAGAAGGACCTCGCCGCCGCCGAGGCCTGATCTCCCCGTCCCGACCCACCCCTCTGCACCGATCTTCCCTCCCGCGACGCGCCGCCCGGCGTGCTCGCCGATCTCCGAGAAGGAGCCCGACATGACACAGAGCATCTCCCCCCTCTTCGACCTCACCGGACGCACCGCGCTGGTCACCGGCGGCGCGAAGGGCCTGGGCCTCGCGATGGCCCGCGGCCTGGCCGACCACGGCGCCGCCATCGTCCTCGCCGACATCGACGACGAGACCGGCGAGCACGCCGCCGAGGAGCTCGCCGCCGCGACCGGCGTCTCCGTCTCCTACCGCCACCTCGACGTCACCGACCAGACGATGGTCGAGGAGGTCGTCGCCGCGATCGACGAGGAGACCGGCGGGATCGAGATCCTGCTGAACAACGCCGGCCGCACCATCCACCACCCCCTCGAGGACGGGGACGGCGAGAAGTGGCGCGCGGTGATGAGCCTGAACCTCGACGGCGTCTACCACGTGCTCTCCGCGGTGGGCCGGCGCATGCTCGAGCGCGGGCACGGCAGCATCATCAACACCGGCTCCATGAGCGGCATCATCGCCAACGTCCCGCAGACCCAGGCGTCGTACAACGCCTCCAAGGCCGCGGTCCACAACCTCACCCGCAGCGCGGCGCTGGAGTGGGCCGAGCGTGGCGTGCGCGTCAACGCGATCGCCCCGGGGTACATGCGCACCGAGCTGACCCGCGGCTTCTACGAGGCCGGCGGCGCCCAGATCGACCAGTGGAACCTCATGACCCCGATGAGCCGCCCCGGCGAGCCCGAGGAGCTGGCCGGCGCGGCCGTGTACCTCGCCTCGGACGCGAGCAGCTTCGTCACCGGCTCGATCCTGTCCATCGACGGCGGCTACACCGCCGCCTGAGCCGCTGTGCGCGGCAGGTCCCGTCTCGCGGCTACTCCGCGAGCGACCTGCCGCGCTGCTCGGGCAGCGTGAACGCCGCGGCCGCGGCCAGCAGGAAGCAGACCGAGAAGACGGCGAAGACGACCATCTGGTCTCCCACGGCCAGCAGGACGGGCACCAGGAACGGGGCCGCCATCGAGGCGATGCGCCCGAACGCCGCGGCCGCGCCGGTGCCGGTGCCGCGCACGCGGGTGGGGTAGAGCTCCGGCCCGATCGCGTACAGCGCGCCCCAGGCGCCGAGGTTGAAGAAGCTCAGCGCGCAGCCGGCCGCGATGATCGCCCACTCGGTCTCCGAGAGGCCGTAGAAGGACGCGGCCACCGCCGAGCCGGTGAGGAAGACGGTGAGGGTCCAGCGACGCCCGAACACCTCGATCAGCCAGGCCGCGGCCGCGTAGCCGGGGATCTGGGCGAGGGTGATGATGAGCGTGAAGGCGAAGGAGCGGGTGAGGTCGAAGCCGCGGTCCACCAGCAGCGTGGGGATCCAGATGAACGCGCCGTAGTAGGAGAGGTTGATGCAGAACCACACCGCCCACAGCCCGGCGGTGCGGGCCCGCAGCGGCCTGGACCAGATCCCGCCGGTGGTCTCGACCGGATCGGCCTCGGCGATCTCGTCGGAGCGGATCTGGTGGGCCGCGTCGGCGTCGATCCCGGCGGAGGCCTCGAAGCTGCGCACCACCTGCTCCGCCTCCTCGGTGCGGCCCTTCTTCTCCAGGAAGCGGACCGACTCGGGCATGCCCCAGCGGATCACGAGGGAGTAGATCGCGGGCACGAGGCCGAGCGCGAGCGCCCAGCGCCAGCCCGTCGGCCCGGAGGCGGCGATGAAGGTGCCGATCAGGGCGGCGAGGATCCAGCCCAGCGCCCAGAACGCCTCGAGCCAGACCACCACGCGGCCCCGGATCCGCGCCGGGGCGAACTCGCTCATCAGGGTGGAGGCGACGGGCAGCTCGGCGCCGAGCCCGAGGCCCACCACGAAGCGCAGCGCGATCAGGGCGCCCACGCCCATCGCGAGCGCGGAGGCGCCGGTGGCCAGGCCGTAGATCAGCAGGGTGAGCGCGAAGACGGAGCGGCGGCCGATGCGGTCGGCCAGCAGGCCGCCCACGCTGGCACCGATCGCCATGCCGGCGAACCCGGCGGAGGCGATGAGCGAGCCGTCCCCCTTGCTCAGCTCCCAGTGGACGCTGAGCGCGGCGATGACGAAGGAGATCAGGCCCACGTCCATCGCGTCGAGCGCCCAGCCGATGCCGGAGGCGCCGAGGAGCTTGCCGTGCTTGCGGGTGAAGGGGAGGCGATCCAGGCGCTGGGACCGGGTCGGCGCGGCGACGACGGTGCTCGGGGCCGGGGAGGAGGAGGCCGAGGGGTTCATGCATGTCTCCGTCGACGGGGAATCGGGCTGGGGCACATCATGGCCCATCCCCGAGGGGAATCCTGCGGCCCCGATCACAGGGGAGCGCCGCCCGGCGTGACCTGCGGGCACGGCCCTCCTGGTCGGAGTGAGAAAAAGGCCGAGGTCTCAGATGCGTCTCGGATTCGCCCGGGCGCGTCCGGACTCCCGGGTCAGGGCTTCCGGGGCGTCAGGGCCGTGGGTGGGCGACCAGGTCCACCTCGGCCTCGCCGCGGAGCACCGCGAGCGCCCGCCGCGCACGGGCGGCGCCCCAGGGGGAGAGCAGGTGTGCCTCCGACTCGGGGATCAGCGCCCAGTCGTCGAGCTCGGCGGCCTGCGGGACCACCTTCGCCTCCAGCTCGGCCCGCGGGATCACCCCGGCGTCGAAGAGGAAGTGCACGCCCATCGGGGCGCTGCGCACGGCGCTCGCGGGCAGCCAGTCGACGGCGAGCAGCCGCCCCACCTCGAGGTCGAGGCCGAGCTCCTCGAGCACCTCCCGCTGGGCGCACTGCCGGGCGTCCTCGCCCGCGTCGACCCCGCCGCCGGGCAGCAGCCAGTGGTCGCGGTAGTTCGGCTTCTCGATGACCAGATGGTCGTGCTCGTCCCGCAGGATCACGGCGCCCGAGGTGATGGCCTTGGGCAGGGAGGCGAAGTAGGCGGGCTCCGGGAGCAGGCGAGGCATGGGGCCATCGTGTCATGGGGTCACCTGTCACGGCACGAGCACGAACCGCAGCCCCGTCCCGGCCCCCGCCTGCGCCAGGCGGTCCAGCCCGGTGCGGGTCACCACGGCGATCACCGGATAGCCGCCGGTGGTGGGATGGTCCGGGCCGAACACCACGGGGAGCCCGGAGGGCGGCACCTGGATCGCGCCCGGCACCATCGGCTCGCTCGGCAGGGTGGCGGAGCCCGACGGGACGGTGAGCGGCTCGCCATCCAGCCGCACCCCCACCCGGTTCGAGTCCGGGCGCACCCGCCAGGGGGTGGCCAGCAGCTGGTCGAGGGCGGGCGCCCCCAGCAGGGCGTCCCGCGGGCCGGCGTGCAGGGGGATCTCGAGCGGATCCGTCGCGGTCGAGGAGTCTCCAGCGGGAGGGGGCTCGCGAGCAGGGATCGGGACCGGCACGGCGTCCAGGCCCGTCGTGGGGCCGACGACCAGCAGGTCCCCGGCCGTCAGCGCCGCCGGACCCAGGGCGGAGAGCGTGTCGCGCGAGCGGGAGCCGAGCACGGGGAGCGTGCCGGAGGTGCCGAGCAGGCCGCCGCGCACGGCCAGGACCAGGCGCAGCCCGTCGGTCACAGGGCCCACCTCGAGCAGGTCCCCGGGGTCCAGGGCGAGCGGCAGCTCGTGGCTCGCCTGCGGGTCGAGGTCGCGGTCGGCGCCCTCCTCGTCGGCGCGGTGCAGCGCGATCGGGGCGCGGGCCCCGGAGACGGCGAGCACGATCGGCGCGAGGGCGCGCAGCTGCAGCCCTCCGGCGAGGGCCTCGAGCACGGCGGCCCCGGAGGGGTTGCCCACCGCGAGATCCGCCCGCAGCATCGCGCCCTGATCGAAGGCGCCGGAGCGGCTCACCCCGCTCGCGGCCCGGCCCGGGCGGCCGCCGTCCTCCAGCAGGGCGAGGGGGCCGGGGGAGAGGATCTCCAGGGCGGGCCGTGCCGTCGTGGGGGAGCTGTTCTCCGGCTCCGCCGGGCGGCGTCGGACTCGGCGCCCGACGGCGGGCACGGGGATCCTCGCGCTCGCCCGCTGCGGGGTGAAGCGCACCCGGGTGCCGGGCGTGAGCAGGGCGGGCGGCTCCCGGTCGGCGTCGAACAGCGCGGCGTCGCTGCGGCCGATCAGCTGCCAGCCGCCGGGGGAGGGGCGGGGGTAGATCCCGCAGTACCGGGAGGCGAGGCCGACGGCGCCTGCGGGCACGGTGGTGCGGGGCTCGGCGCGGCGCGGCACCTCCCACGGCGTGCCGACGGGGGCGGCGCCTGCGTCAGCGCCGCCGTCGGCCCCAGGAGCCGGCTCCGGCAGCAGGTAGGCGAAGCCGGGGGCGAAGCCGCCGAAGGCCGCGGTCCAGAGGGTCCCGCTGTGCGCGGAGATCAGTGCCCCGGTGCTCATGCCCAGCAGTTCGGCGACCTCGGCGAGATCCTCCC is part of the Brachybacterium ginsengisoli genome and encodes:
- a CDS encoding zinc-binding dehydrogenase, with amino-acid sequence MTEIPQTMQAVVMHAPEDYRLEERPVPTPAADELLLRVEATGVCASDLKAYAGAAKFWGDENRPRWVQPGIIPGHEITGEVVQGSEAALTKHGVSVGDRIVVEQIVPCEECMYCKRGWYWMCDPHDMFGFKQYNGGMAEYMIVPPLARAHRISKDIAPQHAAYAEPLSCSLHAVERAEILFEDVVVIAGAGPIGLGATIGAAHKTPRLLVVLDFDDAKLELARKCGADLTLNPSKVDVFQEIRDLTGGYGADVYIECTGHPSAVPQGLNLLRKLGRFVEYSVFKENVSVDWSIISDDKELDVRGAHLGPHTWPGAIKIIEKGELPLEDICTHQFGLADFQKALDAVADSAGSSVKVSIVPGL
- a CDS encoding MFS transporter, with translation MSTASPSTADGTAVPSAGSSQETRLDRLGIPHALRWGFLGVLVFMTGNGVETNFVSPHMAEVFGGGDAMINLAATVITFYSLAALIGSYLAGALSDLWGPRRVMLLGVIVWVVFQAAFLGALSTESVPLIFAAYTLRGFGFPLFAFSFLVWINAVVPKERNGAAVGWFYVMFTGGMPTIGSLVAIGMIPAFGGSFFGERWAMAASTAIVVAGFLIARFGVREAHGDRRLAPEGESSSQVILSGVRLALTNKRVMMGFLTRLINTAPQFGMFIILPTVIAETLGWGQSRWLLMTSVIFAGNILFNAAFGALGDRFGWTATVRWFGIVGSAIGLLLWWYVPHWVPAGSDWGFVVSVVAGTVFGILLAGFVPLGAIMPALAPNHKGAAMAMYTTAAGGATFLGSAVVALVRPWGGNVGVVWAFVVLYGLAFLMTFALKVDQPRLGKKDLAAAEA
- a CDS encoding MFS transporter is translated as MNPSASSSPAPSTVVAAPTRSQRLDRLPFTRKHGKLLGASGIGWALDAMDVGLISFVIAALSVHWELSKGDGSLIASAGFAGMAIGASVGGLLADRIGRRSVFALTLLIYGLATGASALAMGVGALIALRFVVGLGLGAELPVASTLMSEFAPARIRGRVVVWLEAFWALGWILAALIGTFIAASGPTGWRWALALGLVPAIYSLVIRWGMPESVRFLEKKGRTEEAEQVVRSFEASAGIDADAAHQIRSDEIAEADPVETTGGIWSRPLRARTAGLWAVWFCINLSYYGAFIWIPTLLVDRGFDLTRSFAFTLIITLAQIPGYAAAAWLIEVFGRRWTLTVFLTGSAVAASFYGLSETEWAIIAAGCALSFFNLGAWGALYAIGPELYPTRVRGTGTGAAAAFGRIASMAAPFLVPVLLAVGDQMVVFAVFSVCFLLAAAAAFTLPEQRGRSLAE
- a CDS encoding SDR family oxidoreductase, which produces MTQSISPLFDLTGRTALVTGGAKGLGLAMARGLADHGAAIVLADIDDETGEHAAEELAAATGVSVSYRHLDVTDQTMVEEVVAAIDEETGGIEILLNNAGRTIHHPLEDGDGEKWRAVMSLNLDGVYHVLSAVGRRMLERGHGSIINTGSMSGIIANVPQTQASYNASKAAVHNLTRSAALEWAERGVRVNAIAPGYMRTELTRGFYEAGGAQIDQWNLMTPMSRPGEPEELAGAAVYLASDASSFVTGSILSIDGGYTAA
- a CDS encoding NUDIX domain-containing protein, with the translated sequence MPRLLPEPAYFASLPKAITSGAVILRDEHDHLVIEKPNYRDHWLLPGGGVDAGEDARQCAQREVLEELGLDLEVGRLLAVDWLPASAVRSAPMGVHFLFDAGVIPRAELEAKVVPQAAELDDWALIPESEAHLLSPWGAARARRALAVLRGEAEVDLVAHPRP
- a CDS encoding 5-oxoprolinase subunit B/C family protein; translated protein: MSEAPGRPARPARLDPPSAVHRAGESALLAQYPGTAEVLAAAAAVRELDPAHLIDLVPAERTLLLVGSAARDLPDFAALLRDLPASAGQAGAGDEVSIDVVYDGEDLAEVAELLGMSTGALISAHSGTLWTAAFGGFAPGFAYLLPEPAPGADGGADAGAAPVGTPWEVPRRAEPRTTVPAGAVGLASRYCGIYPRPSPGGWQLIGRSDAALFDADREPPALLTPGTRVRFTPQRASARIPVPAVGRRVRRRPAEPENSSPTTARPALEILSPGPLALLEDGGRPGRAASGVSRSGAFDQGAMLRADLAVGNPSGAAVLEALAGGLQLRALAPIVLAVSGARAPIALHRADEEGADRDLDPQASHELPLALDPGDLLEVGPVTDGLRLVLAVRGGLLGTSGTLPVLGSRSRDTLSALGPAALTAGDLLVVGPTTGLDAVPVPIPAREPPPAGDSSTATDPLEIPLHAGPRDALLGAPALDQLLATPWRVRPDSNRVGVRLDGEPLTVPSGSATLPSEPMVPGAIQVPPSGLPVVFGPDHPTTGGYPVIAVVTRTGLDRLAQAGAGTGLRFVLVP